A single Carnobacterium inhibens subsp. inhibens DSM 13024 DNA region contains:
- a CDS encoding QueT transporter family protein has product MKIRTLVINAVIASLYVVVTSLLAFMSFGAIQFRVAEMLNHLAVFNKKYIIGIVGGVLISNFFFSTMVVYDLVFGVAHSLLSLLIMSGITRKITNVWIKMSINTLCFTLGSGLIAWELYLALQLPFWFSYFTVAIGELVVMGIGMPIMIYIDKKVHFNKQIEG; this is encoded by the coding sequence ATGAAAATAAGAACTTTGGTAATAAATGCTGTAATTGCATCATTGTATGTAGTGGTTACTTCATTGCTAGCCTTTATGTCATTTGGGGCAATCCAATTTAGAGTAGCAGAAATGTTAAACCATTTAGCTGTCTTTAATAAAAAATACATCATCGGAATAGTTGGTGGAGTGCTTATCTCTAATTTTTTTTTCTCAACTATGGTTGTGTATGATTTAGTGTTTGGGGTTGCGCATTCGCTTCTTTCTTTACTTATAATGAGCGGTATAACAAGAAAAATTACAAATGTTTGGATAAAGATGAGTATAAATACGCTTTGTTTCACCCTAGGTTCAGGATTGATTGCTTGGGAATTATACTTAGCATTGCAATTACCATTTTGGTTTAGCTACTTCACAGTAGCAATTGGAGAACTTGTCGTAATGGGCATAGGTATGCCAATTATGATTTATATCGATAAGAAAGTTCACTTCAATAAACAAATAGAAGGATAA
- a CDS encoding type II toxin-antitoxin system PemK/MazF family toxin: MVRRGEIYYADLSPVVGSEQGGMRPVLIIQNNVGNHYSPTVIIAAITAKIQKAKMPTHVEISAEEYNLEKNSVVLLEQIRTIDKQRLREKVTQLDFKMMKKIDEALEISVGLSGHI, from the coding sequence TTATGCTGATTTGTCGCCAGTTGTAGGTTCGGAACAAGGTGGAATGCGTCCAGTTTTGATTATTCAAAATAATGTCGGCAACCATTACAGTCCAACCGTTATTATTGCAGCGATAACAGCTAAAATCCAAAAGGCTAAGATGCCTACCCATGTCGAAATATCAGCAGAAGAATATAATCTTGAAAAAAATTCTGTTGTCTTATTAGAACAAATAAGGACGATCGACAAACAACGTTTACGAGAAAAAGTGACTCAATTAGATTTTAAAATGATGAAAAAAATAGACGAAGCACTTGAAATAAGTGTGGGATTGTCTGGACATATATAA
- the cbpA gene encoding cyclic di-AMP binding protein CbpA gives MLIKSLCIPKKKLTTVSETVTLQEAIDILETSGFRCVPILDETGTIFRGNIYKMHIYRHKANGGDMNLPVTHLLKNATKFISIEASFFKVFFSIKELPYISVLDEDNRFYGILTHSSLLNMLQQSWNVNTGSYVLTIASTGQKGDLANMAKIINRFCSISSCITLDVEQDDLVRRTMITLESGVTKDIVKQLSSALSKKGFRIVEVEDLKNAI, from the coding sequence ATGCTTATAAAATCTCTTTGCATCCCAAAGAAAAAATTAACAACAGTAAGTGAAACGGTCACTCTTCAAGAAGCAATCGATATACTTGAAACTTCAGGTTTTCGTTGTGTCCCTATCTTAGATGAAACTGGAACGATTTTCAGAGGGAACATTTACAAAATGCATATTTATCGTCATAAAGCTAATGGCGGAGATATGAATTTACCTGTTACTCATTTATTAAAAAATGCTACAAAGTTTATTTCTATCGAAGCTTCTTTTTTCAAAGTTTTCTTCTCAATCAAAGAATTACCTTACATTTCAGTATTGGATGAAGACAATCGTTTTTATGGAATTTTAACTCACAGCTCTTTATTGAATATGCTGCAACAATCTTGGAACGTCAACACTGGAAGTTACGTATTAACGATCGCTTCGACTGGTCAAAAAGGCGATTTAGCAAATATGGCGAAAATCATTAATCGTTTTTGTTCAATTTCAAGTTGCATTACTTTAGATGTGGAGCAAGATGACTTAGTTCGTCGCACTATGATCACTTTAGAATCCGGTGTTACAAAAGACATTGTAAAACAACTATCAAGTGCTTTGAGCAAAAAAGGGTTCCGCATTGTTGAAGTGGAAGATTTAAAGAATGCTATTTAA
- a CDS encoding O-methyltransferase — MVRNEMMYRPVVDKEVVEFMRKKQKPLDGKLGEIERQANKDGVPIIPHETVVFLNLLLGQIKPKQILEIGAAIGFSSSLMSQHVGKDGHVTTIDRYDLMIQKARKNYEELGLTDKVTLLEGQAADILATLDGPYDFIFMDSAKSKYYDFFPDCMRLLKVGGMLIVDDVLQGGTILSPKEDIPKNRRTIHRKLNAFLEVVMQHPSLESSIVPLGDGLLMVVKKEDTDFSFMVEDKE; from the coding sequence ATGGTAAGAAATGAAATGATGTATCGGCCAGTTGTGGATAAAGAAGTAGTAGAGTTTATGCGTAAAAAGCAAAAACCTCTAGATGGAAAATTAGGAGAAATTGAGCGACAAGCCAATAAAGACGGAGTGCCAATTATTCCTCATGAAACAGTTGTTTTTTTGAACTTGTTATTGGGTCAAATAAAGCCTAAACAAATTTTGGAGATTGGTGCTGCTATTGGTTTTTCTTCAAGTCTAATGTCGCAACACGTAGGTAAGGATGGTCATGTCACGACGATTGATCGTTATGATTTAATGATTCAAAAAGCGAGAAAGAATTATGAAGAACTTGGGTTGACGGATAAAGTTACATTATTAGAAGGGCAAGCTGCGGATATACTTGCAACGTTGGATGGGCCATATGATTTTATCTTTATGGACAGTGCGAAATCTAAATACTATGATTTCTTTCCAGATTGTATGCGGCTGTTAAAAGTAGGTGGAATGTTGATTGTAGATGATGTTTTACAAGGGGGAACGATTTTATCCCCTAAAGAAGATATTCCTAAAAATAGAAGAACCATTCACCGTAAGTTAAATGCCTTTCTAGAAGTAGTTATGCAACACCCTTCTTTAGAATCAAGTATTGTGCCTTTAGGTGATGGGTTGTTAATGGTTGTAAAAAAAGAGGATACTGATTTTTCTTTTATGGTTGAAGACAAAGAATAA